DNA sequence from the Terriglobia bacterium genome:
GATTCACCTCAGCAAACCCAGCCTCAGCAATCGCCACAACAGCAAGCTCCGCGGCAGAAAGCTCCTGAGGCAAAAGGAAACAATGGCAAGCACTGACGACAAACCGACGCTAAAGATTACGCTGGAAGACCTGGCCAGCGTAGAAATGCCGGCAGCCACCCCCGCCGGAAACATGGCGCCTGTTGCAGCCGGAACCAAACAGTATGGCAACATCGCGGCCCCTGCCGATGGTCCTGCAATGGTAACGGAAGAGAAAGGCAGCATCTTTTTACAGGGGTGGTTCTATCTTGGCATTGCTGGGATGCTTGGCGCACTTGCCGGCTGGGGCATCTGTGAGCCTTTTTTCATTGATTCACGTGCCGGGATCCGCTGGGGAAACATCGTCATTCTCCCCTTAGTCGTCATGTTTACTTGTCTGGGCCTTGGAGTGGCGGAAAGCATCGTTGAACGCTCTGCAAAAAAAGCCATGGTTCGTGGTTTGCTTGGCCTGGCGCTTGGACTGGTGGGCGGTTTCATCTTTGACTGGATTGCGAACATATTTTTTGCCGTCGGTACGGCGATTCTCTTTTCGCTAGGCGTCCAGACGGCAAAGAATCCCGCTTTCTGGATCGTCCGCGGCCTCGCATGGGCCGTTTTCGGCGTTGCCGGAGGAATTATCTACGGCTTGGTGGACCGCTCCATGACCAAGACGAAGTACGGAATTTTCGGCGGACTGATTGGCGCTGCGTTGGGCGGCATGGTCTTCGACCCCATCAGCTTTGCCACTAAAACCGGCGGAGTGAGCCGCGGCGTTGGCTTTGCGCTGCTCGGGCTTGCCACGGGCGTTGCCATCGGCATTGTTGAAAGCGCCCTTAAAGACCGCTGGCTTTATGTGGCTTCGGGACCGCTGGCGGGTAAGCAATTCATCCTTTATAAGCCGATCACCACCATCGGCAGCAGCCAGTCGTCCGACATTTATCTCTTCAAGGACACCAGCATTCTTCCTCAGCATGGCATCATCGAATTGCGTGGCGCGCAGACGTTCATCCGTTCTGATGCGCCGGTATTTGTTTCCGGAGCGCCAGCGCGCAATCGCGCATTGCAAAGCGGAGATCTTATCCAGATCGGGCGGTATGCGTTTCACTTTCGCGAAAGGCAGAGGAATTAATGGCCGAGCCTGTCTGCCCCTATTGCCGCATGCCGTTTGACGAGGCTTCTCCGCCGCGGATTTTCTGCACCGCCTGCGGTATGCCGCATCATGAAGATTGCTACCAGGAAAATGGCGGCTGCACCGTCTTCGGCTGCAAGCGCGCCCCCGCCGACGAACCTAAGGTGCAGGTTGCGCTCAGCGATTTAAGCGCCGTCTCGGTACCGACCCAGCAGTATGCTCCTGTTGCGCAGCAATATGCCCCTGTGATGCAGCAGCCGGCTCCGGTACAAGGCTATCAACCATCGCGCTACAGCGGGCCGCTCGGCTTATCGCAGGCGTCCGCTACAGCGCCCGCACAGGCTCCAGTCGCCACGCCAAGTCCTGCGGCATACTCGTATGCTGCGCCGGTAAATTCTTCTGCTGCGCCGGCCTATGGCCCCACACACAAGAGCCGGACAAGCTACATTGTTCTTGGCATTTTTCTCGGCGGACTTGGAGTTCACAATTTTTATGCCGGATACACCGGCCGCGCGGTCGGACAACTCTGCCTTACGGTTTTGACGCTTGGTTATCTCGGTATTGTTTCGTGGATATGGGCCATCATTGAAATCTGCATCGTGGAAAAGGACAGCACCGGCCTGCGTTTTAGCTGAGTGACTGGGTGAAGAATGAAATATTACATTCAGCGCGAACTCAATGAGTATGGCCCTTATACTCTGGCCGATCTCCAGCGCTACGTCGCGCAGGGAAGCATTTTGCCAACTGACCTGACGCGCAGCGAGGGCATGACGGAGTGGACGCCCGTATCGCAAGTCATCGGCAACATTCCCATTCCTGCACCCATCCAGCCTGGGTACGCGGCTGGCACACCGGCTTACGGTGAAGGGACCGTTTACGCGGGTGGCGGCAATGCTTACGGTGCGCAAGGCGCTATGCCTGCGGTGACCACAGGTCCCGTACCGCCAGATTTTCATTGGGCGCTGGTCCTGCTGATCTCTTTCTTTTGTGGTTTCTTTCAAATCGTGTGGCTATTCGTCGAAGCCGGCTTTGTGAAAAAGCTTGATCGGGAAGGCAAGTCGCTGGCCTTCCTGATTGGCGGCATAGTTACTTCAATAGTAGCTTTTATCGTTTTCTTCACGGCTGCGAGCGCCAATCGCCAGGAACCCCCGACATTGGCCCTCGTCTCGTTTCTTCTTATCGCTCTCGCAGGAGCCGTGTTGCACCTGATCGGAATTTTTCAGATGCGTAGTTCGATTGAAAATTATTACAACACTACGGAACCAATCAATCTGCGGCTGAGCGGAGTGATGACATTCTTTTTCGCGGTGTATTACTTTCAGTACCATTTCACACGTATCGCCAACTGGAAGAAAACGGGGTATTTACCGACACAATGAAAATGAATGCCAAATTTCGGGCGCATATTTCCGCCGTAGGACTGTTGGCCGGGTTCGGTGTGCTATACACCTTCCCTCCCACTGAACATTCTTTTTATCCTCGATGTTTGTTTTATGCTCTTACTGGTTTGCAGTGCCCCGGATGCGGAGGCACGAGGGCGCTCTATCATCTGCTCCATTTCGACTTCAGTGGGGCCATACGATATAACGCGTTGGTGACCGTACTTATACCGATGGTTTTGACTTGGTTTATTTTCTGGTATACCTCGGTGATATTTCGCGGCCATGCACCTGATCTCCGAATTTCACGTCCGATAGCCGTTTGTTTGTATCTCATTGTTTTGTTTTTCGCCGTTGCCAGAAATGGCGCATTTTCTTTCTTGAGTTGATCTTCATGTTGTCACCCAGAATCCGCCGGCTAAAACTCGATCACGATTCTTTGTTCAAGCGCTTCTCCGGATGGCCGTTGATCCGCATTGTGGGCACCGCCGGAATGCCGCCGGAACTGTATCGCTTTCAGTATCTGGTGCGCGGTTTATATGTGGCCCCTGATGGCGCCATCCTGGAGCGCAACGATCATTTGCTGGAAGTAAATCTTTCTCTGGGATATCCGCGGCGTGCGCCACAATGCCGCATGCTCACGCCGGTCTTCCATCCAAATTTTGATGACAGTTCGGTCTGCATCGGCGATTTCTGGGCCGCTTCAGAGTCTCTGGACGATCTTATTATTCGCATTGGCCGAATGATTTCGTATCAGGAGTACAACACCAAGAGCCCATTAAATGGGCTGGCGGCAAAATGGGCCGCGCAGAACTCAAGCTTGTTGCCGGTCGATCCTCGCCCTATCGCTCCGCCACTCGACCAGCCGATGGTGGAACCAGGTTTGCCAACACCCGCGTCGCCGCAAGCCGCCGCTGCTTCCATCCCTCAGGCTGCCGCTTCTGTTCCTGATGGTGAGGACCCATGGGAACAGAAAATCGTGATTTCGTAACAGCAGGCATGATTTTCCCCGCCTGACAAGCCATTGCGCGAGATCTTTTATCGCCAGGACAAAGTGCCGTTTACCGCAGTCCTTCACATGGCTTGAATCCGAGTGACTTTCACTGAAAACCGAAAAAGTTACAGAAATCCTATCTTTCTTTTGCGCCGCTTTCCCATTTCCGCATTCCGGATTTTTTGGGATTTATTCTCCGCCCTCATGTTACGGATGCTAAGCTCCAGCACGCTTAGCCGACTTCCTGGCTTGTTCTCTCCGCCAGAAAGACGAACGATCATCATAACGCTGGACTTTCAGTGTGGCGAAAATTGCTCCTTTTCATACCGGCTTCCTCTGTTCATCTGGATTCGACAGACGCAGCACAACCCAACAAAGATGAGGTCACAGAAATGACGTTTCCCCAGGGAAAAATTAAAGTTGTATCTATTTTTTTCTTTTTGATTTTGGCTGTGAGCTTTATGGCCGCGCAGCAGCTCAACCAGCATGTTGACAATCCGGGACAGACAGCCGACAAGGCTCCCACCGGCCACGTTCCCAACGTTCTTCCAACAACCATAGAGCCTGCTAAACCCGGCCCCATTGGTCAGGCCGTGGTGACCGGCAATGGCATCAATTATCACAACGGTCCGGTCATGAAAGGCAATCCTGTCCATGCTTACATTATCTGGTATGGCAACTGGAGCGGCACGGGATCGAATACGGCTGCGACCAGAAGTCTGATCGAGCATTTTCTCGGCAGCATCGGCGGATCGAATATAGAAAAAGTCAACACCACCTATGGCGATACCACCGGCAACGTGAGCGGCAATGTTTCCTTTGCCGGCAGCACAATCGTCAGCAGTTCAACGAATTTAACCGATTCGAGCTTGCAGACTACAGTCAGCAATGCG
Encoded proteins:
- a CDS encoding FHA domain-containing protein; the encoded protein is MASTDDKPTLKITLEDLASVEMPAATPAGNMAPVAAGTKQYGNIAAPADGPAMVTEEKGSIFLQGWFYLGIAGMLGALAGWGICEPFFIDSRAGIRWGNIVILPLVVMFTCLGLGVAESIVERSAKKAMVRGLLGLALGLVGGFIFDWIANIFFAVGTAILFSLGVQTAKNPAFWIVRGLAWAVFGVAGGIIYGLVDRSMTKTKYGIFGGLIGAALGGMVFDPISFATKTGGVSRGVGFALLGLATGVAIGIVESALKDRWLYVASGPLAGKQFILYKPITTIGSSQSSDIYLFKDTSILPQHGIIELRGAQTFIRSDAPVFVSGAPARNRALQSGDLIQIGRYAFHFRERQRN
- a CDS encoding NINE protein, giving the protein MPHHEDCYQENGGCTVFGCKRAPADEPKVQVALSDLSAVSVPTQQYAPVAQQYAPVMQQPAPVQGYQPSRYSGPLGLSQASATAPAQAPVATPSPAAYSYAAPVNSSAAPAYGPTHKSRTSYIVLGIFLGGLGVHNFYAGYTGRAVGQLCLTVLTLGYLGIVSWIWAIIEICIVEKDSTGLRFS
- a CDS encoding DUF4339 domain-containing protein; translated protein: MKYYIQRELNEYGPYTLADLQRYVAQGSILPTDLTRSEGMTEWTPVSQVIGNIPIPAPIQPGYAAGTPAYGEGTVYAGGGNAYGAQGAMPAVTTGPVPPDFHWALVLLISFFCGFFQIVWLFVEAGFVKKLDREGKSLAFLIGGIVTSIVAFIVFFTAASANRQEPPTLALVSFLLIALAGAVLHLIGIFQMRSSIENYYNTTEPINLRLSGVMTFFFAVYYFQYHFTRIANWKKTGYLPTQ
- a CDS encoding DUF2752 domain-containing protein; its protein translation is MKMNAKFRAHISAVGLLAGFGVLYTFPPTEHSFYPRCLFYALTGLQCPGCGGTRALYHLLHFDFSGAIRYNALVTVLIPMVLTWFIFWYTSVIFRGHAPDLRISRPIAVCLYLIVLFFAVARNGAFSFLS
- a CDS encoding ubiquitin-conjugating enzyme E2 — translated: MLSPRIRRLKLDHDSLFKRFSGWPLIRIVGTAGMPPELYRFQYLVRGLYVAPDGAILERNDHLLEVNLSLGYPRRAPQCRMLTPVFHPNFDDSSVCIGDFWAASESLDDLIIRIGRMISYQEYNTKSPLNGLAAKWAAQNSSLLPVDPRPIAPPLDQPMVEPGLPTPASPQAAAASIPQAAASVPDGEDPWEQKIVIS
- a CDS encoding EXORDIUM family protein gives rise to the protein MTFPQGKIKVVSIFFFLILAVSFMAAQQLNQHVDNPGQTADKAPTGHVPNVLPTTIEPAKPGPIGQAVVTGNGINYHNGPVMKGNPVHAYIIWYGNWSGTGSNTAATRSLIEHFLGSIGGSNIEKVNTTYGDTTGNVSGNVSFAGSTIVSSSTNLTDSSLQTTVSNALNSGALPRDSNGVYFVLTSSNINETSGFCTQYCGFHTRASLGGVDIKYSFVGNPDRCPSGCEAQTTGPNSPATGVGGADGMANVMSHELEEAISDPDLNAWFDSSGQENADKCNFNFGALSTCTSTSICSAAAKAAGSRFNQTFGNNDWLLQQNWRNSGGGACAQHL